Proteins encoded in a region of the Benincasa hispida cultivar B227 chromosome 2, ASM972705v1, whole genome shotgun sequence genome:
- the LOC120071577 gene encoding cyanogenic beta-glucosidase-like — MASKQSHSFLRFVFFVGLVVIAKANEPSKHPIDVVRRSSFPKGFVFGSSSAAYQFEGAAFEDGKGPSIWDNFTHQHPEKIYDHSNGDVALDQYHRYKEDVALMKKIGFDAYRFSISWSRVLPKGKLSGSVNKKEIEYYDNLINELLAKGIQPYVTLFHWDTPQVLEDEYGGFLGNQIVNDFRDFAKLCFKEFGDRVKHWITLNEPWSFCMGGYAQGANAPGRCSSWQPFNCLGRNFSIEPYIVGHNQILAHAAAIEVYKTKYQAHKRGVIGITLVSIWYTPYSNSEADKKAAIRALDFALGRFLHPLTYGDYPPIMRELVKERLTKFKREEVALIKGSFDFLGLNYYTANSAKDNPKAPGPQPSYLTDYRADLTTDCNGVSIGPRFNVTSWLAVYPQGFRDLLIYTTTNYNDPIIYITENGYLDIEGPPLKEMIMDRHRVRYHHYHLMALKEAIKAGVRVKGYFAWSLMDNFEWASGYVVRFGLTYIDYKNNLKRIPKLSAKWFENFLKT, encoded by the exons ATGGCTTCCAAGCAAAGCCATAGCTTTCTTAGGTTTGTGTTTTTTGTTGGTTTAGTTGTAATTGCAAAGGCAAATGAACCCTCTAAACACCCAATTGATGTTGTGAGAAGAAGCAGCTTTCCCAAAGGTTTTGTTTTTGGCTCATCATCAGCTGCATATCAG TTTGAAGGTGCTGCTTTTGAAGATGGTAAAGGACCAAGTATTTGGGATAACTTCACTCACCAACACCCAG AGAAAATTTATGATCATAGTAATGGAGATGTTGCCCTTGATCAATACCATCGCTATAA GGAAGATGTTGCCCTTATGAAGAAAATTGGTTTTGATGCTTACCGATTCTCAATCTCTTGGTCTAGAGTTTTGCCAA AGGGAAAACTTAGTGGCAGTGTgaacaaaaaagaaattgaatacTACGACAACCTCATCAATGAATTACTTGCAAAGG GCATCCAACCCTATGTGACACTTTTTCATTGGGATACTCCCCAAGTTTTAGAAGATGAATATGGAGGGTTTTTGGGAAATCAAATTGT gAATGACTTTCGAGACTTTGCCAAACTTTGCTTCAAAGAGTTCGGAGATAGAGTGAAGCATTGGATCACCTTAAATGAGCCATGGAGCTTTTGCATGGGAGGCTATGCCCAAGGAGCTAATGCCCCGGGTAGATGTTCTTCTTGGCAACCATTTAATTGTCTTGGTAGAAATTTTAGTATTGAACCGTACATTGTTGGTCATAATCAAATTCTTGCTCATGCTGCTGCCATCGAAGTGTACAAAACCAAATATCAG GCTCATAAAAGAGGTGTGATTGGTATTACATTAGTGTCAATTTGGTATACTCCATATTCAAATAGTGAGGCAGATAAAAAGGCCGCAATTCGAGCTCTTGATTTTGCTCt TGGCAGGTTCTTGCATCCTCTAACCTATGGAGATTATCCACCTATTATGAGGGAACTTGTGAAGGAGAGATTGACCAAATTTAAAAGGGAAGAAGTTGCCCTAATTAAAGGGTCCTTTGATTTCCTTGGATTAAATTACTACACTGCTAATTCTGCAAAAGATAATCCCAAAGCACCTGGTCCACAACCAAGTTACTTGACAGATTATCGTGCTGATCTTACAA CTGATTGCAATGGAGTCTCAATTGGTCCGAGG TTTAATGTAACTTCTTGGCTAGCGGTTTATCCTCAAGGCTTTAGAGATCTATTGATCTACACAACGACCAACTACAACGATCCAATTATCTATATCACAGAGAATG GATACCTTGATATTGAAGGTCCCCCACTTAAGGAAATGATCATGGATAGGCATAGAGTGAGATACCATCACTATCATTTGATGGCTCTTAAAGAAGCAATAAA GGCTGGCGTAAGGGTGAAAGGATACTTTGCATGGTCATTGATGGATAACTTTGAATGGGCAAGCGGATACGTGGTTCGTTTCGGCCTCACTTATATTGACTATAAAAACAATTTGAAGAGAATTCCGAAGCTTTCTGCCAAATGGTTCGAAAATTTCCtcaaaacttga